Proteins from one Nerophis lumbriciformis linkage group LG16, RoL_Nlum_v2.1, whole genome shotgun sequence genomic window:
- the LOC133617155 gene encoding uncharacterized protein gives MCARLHRASQSVSATRMKRLVVFVALLSLGLSAPLPSCDALLRPINIRNEQMLGRWLYIGGSSDLPGSRSLGLLLNNAWLDVSATSRSNVLTIVQTQRIYGECSSLKYNVTMENGTLLIEHPFYLKEVYLKSDCPDCLVVYEEVNSTQDSFRSLLLFSRQRSVSAADVDLLRRQAKCLQMPSPLLMDPTHDLCPDNLESSDGLDALNSLLEAKMAHRVARLLDKLFDFFVN, from the exons ATGTGTGCTCGCCTCCACCGAGCGAGTCAAAGCGTTTCAGCGACGAGGATGAAGCGACTTGTTGTGTTTGTGGCTCTTCTCTCTCTGGGGCTGTCTGCTCCTCTACCCAGCTGCGACGCCCTGCTCCGGCCAATCAACATCCGCAATGAGCAG ATGTTGGGCCGCTGGCTGTACATCGGGGGCAGCTCCGACCTGCCGGGAAGTCGCTCTCTGGGCCTCCTGCTCAACAACGCCTGGCTGGACGTCAGCGCCACCTCCCGCAGCAACGTGCTCACCATCGTCCAGACTCAGAGGAT CTACGGCGAGTGTTCCAGCCTCAAGTACAACGTGACCATGGAGAACGGCACCCTGCTGATCG AGCATCCGTTCTACCTGAAGGAAGTCTACCTGAAGAGCGACTGTCCAGACTGCCTGGTGGTCTATGAGGAAGTCAACTCCACCCAGGACTCCTTCAGGAGTCTTCTGCTTTTCA GCAGACAACGCAGCGTCTCGGCTGCTGACGTGGATTTGTTAAGGAGGCAAGCCAAGTGTCTCCAGATGCCCTCCCCACTCTTGATGGACCCCACCCATG ACCTGTGCCCAGACAACCTGGAGTCCTCAGACGGACTTGACGCCCTCAACTCCTTGTTGGAAGCCAAGATGGCGCATCGGGTGGCCAGGCTGCTGGACAAACTTTTTGACTTCTTTGTCAACTGA